From Puntigrus tetrazona isolate hp1 chromosome 8, ASM1883169v1, whole genome shotgun sequence, the proteins below share one genomic window:
- the LOC122349902 gene encoding NFU1 iron-sulfur cluster scaffold homolog, mitochondrial-like, translating into MPLTTMAAYRSVGVGRNFSALLARSYPVCSYHGAGLTRPPLHKVARSPVPQQTSTMFIRNMFIQTQDTPNPNSLKFLPGRVVLEAGTMDFAGPREAYCSPLARQLFRIDGVKGVFFGPDFITITKSDGQTEWRVIKPDVFAAIMDFFTSGLPVVNEADAPNADTAPSEDDDEVVAMIKELLDTRIRPTVQEDGGDVLYRGFEDGIVKLKLQGSCTSCPSSIITLKSGIQNMLQFYVPEVEGVEQVKEEDVNVEKEVQ; encoded by the exons ATGCCCCTCACAACCATGGCCGCGTACAGGAGCGTCGGCGTTGGAAGGAATTTTTCTGCACTTCTAGCAAGATC GTATCCTGTGTGCAGTTATCATGGAGCAGGGCTCACCAGACCGCCTCTTCACAAAGTGGCCAGAAGTCCCGTTCCACAACAAACAAGCACTATGTTTA TCAGAAACATGTTTATTCAGACCCAAGACACTCCGAACCCAAACAGCCTGAAGTTTCTTCCCGGTCGCGTTGTGCTGGAAGCAGGGACCATGGACTTCGCTGGGCCTAGAGAGGCTTATTGTTCACCCTTGGCAAG GCAGTTGTTCAGAATAGATGGAGTCAAGGGCGTCTTCTTCGGTCCCGACTTTATAACCATTACTAAG TCTGATGGCCAAACGGAGTGGAGAGTGATCAAACCGGACGTCTTCGCCGCTATTATGGACTTCTTCACCTCCGGACTTCCTGTTGTCAATGAGGCAGACGCTCCAAACGCAGACACAG CTCCTTCTGAGGATGACGATGAGGTGGTGGCTATGATTAAAGAACTGCTTGACACACGCATTAG GCCCACGGTGCAGGAGGATGGAGGTGACGTGTTGTATCGGGGGTTCGAGGACGGTATCGTGAAGCTGAAGCTGCAGGGCTCCTGCACCAGCTGTCCCAGCTCCATCATCACGCTGAAGAGCGGCATCCAGAACATGCTGCAGTTCTACGTCCCCGAGGTGGAAGGAGTCGAGCAG GTGAAGGAAGAGGATGTGAACGTTGAAAAGGAAGTCCAGTGA
- the LOC122350076 gene encoding WD repeat-containing protein WRAP73-like — protein sequence MNTKAVVFKEVEKRPFVGSEDLSVHQLTVDNSLFSTQSKYEITQLPAQVPVIKPDPDRANPKIGISALAFSADNRFLATKNDNMPQSLWVWDMQRLGLLAVLEQTAPVRCFVWDPRRPRLALCTGNTKVYLWSPAGCVSVNVPVEGGFQVQSLFWHCSGSSLVLLSKEHICLCYVEAEDEK from the exons ATGAACACCAAAGCT GTGGTGTTTAAGGAAGTGGAGAAAAGACCTTTTGTGGGCAGTGAAGATCTCTCTGTTCATCAGCTGACTGTGGACAACTCGCTGTTTAGCACACAGAGCAAGT ATGAGATCACACAGCTGCCAGCCCAGGTACCAGTAATCAAGCCCGATCCGGACCGAGCCAACCCCAAAATCGGCATTTCTGCTCTGGCTTTCAGTGCCGATAATCGCTTTCTTGCTACAAAGAATG ATAACATGCCTCAGAGCCTGTGGGTGTGGGACATGCAGAGACTCGGTCTTCTAGCCGTCCTGGAGCAGACGGCTCCTGTGCGCTGCTTCGTCTGGGACCCTCGCAGACCTCGCCTGGCTCTCTGCACCGGAAACACCAAAGTTTATCTGTGGTCACCAGCTGGCTGCGTGTCTGTGAATGTACCGGTTGAAG GCGGTTTTCAGGTGCAGTCTCTGTTTTGGCACTGCAGTGGCAGCTCGCTCGTCCTGCTCTCAAAAGAGCACAT